gttctttggtcaaaatgttgcatggattatgttttaaagaTTATCTTCAAGACGCTTTATAACACTCGTTTCAGAATgcacacacattttcaggacttacgcagatcagcaggtaccagaaggtaagaaaagctgCTTGTGCgttatattgcgaaacaaaacgccagataatatggtttacattatacacacaccataattacACTAGTATGTTGAAGTTAcagtccatcaagcggtgcagcttcatagcttaccaaagttgtacgaaaacattttgatatatttttgagcaccatgtgtaatgttctatattttcaatggaacatacaaataagttggttttgtttacttgagtcatgttgcagtctacacgtatcgcttATGGCTGATTGCCATCTacacacacttatcatttcaccatgtaccaaataaaatatcttCGAGGTCGGTGAGCACAACCCAAATTATTTTTGTACATTAGGCTCACcgggttaaaaggcgcactgtagagttttgagaaaatgaaaggctgTTAAGTGTGCCGGATAGTCCAAAAATTACGGTAAGTCTTGACAAGACTGATCTCCTAAGCATGGTCATGGTCACTGAAAAATTGTGAAAAATGTTTCGGATTTAATTAAAATGcacgttttaaaaatattttgcccACCTTTCAGTGATGCATGTCCACTACTTTAGCTGAGTATGTAATCTTCCTAActttatatatgcatttatacataTTCATAAATTGTATATAGTTATATTGGTGATGTTATTTAGTGTACATTTGTAAATAGTGGTGTATTTTGTGATTATTTGGTCTTTATCTACTAAAATCAATGGTGCGGTACATTACATGGGAATGTAGGTGTCATAAGAGGTTGGTAGACGAGAATCCATCTAAAAGTAGAAGTGCACCaaaattgcaggaaatgtagtctgGATTTTCAGAATTTACTTTTGTGCTGATGGAAATGATCTTCTCTTTTACCAAAGGGTGCTCACAGCCCTGAATATGTAAAAATGGTCATGGTTTAAAAACTGTAATTTGTTGGTTGAAAATCAGCAAGCTTTGTTAATGAAAGTCCAATGAGAAGGACATGCTTGAACATGCCATTTTAATGAGCTCACTGAACATGTAAacaggtaaaacacacacacacacacgcattggcgcacacacacacacacacacacacacacacacacacacaaaacacaaataagcccATCCCTGGAGAAAAGAGACTTAAACAAAACATTCATCAGCAAAGGAAACACGCAATAGCCTCATAATTACTCTGCGAATGTGTTACGGTAAATGTACAAGAACATTTAACACTTTGCTTTTTTTGACTTGTTACAAAAAAGTGagatttaaatggtaaataacagCTTGTCCCTATCTCCCCAATTAGTAGAAAAATGTGTAGTTATTGTGCTAACAAAGTTAACATATTTCTTAGTATTGCAAAGTATCCAAATCCATAATTTTAAGGTTTGAACATACAACATTAGCTAATGATGACATTGGAAAAGTTTGCGTATTTCTAACATACCTCAAAGTACTAAAATGCACTATTTCTAGgcgtacacatgcaaaattagctgaacAGTTAGCATTAAACCTTATCATGTTAATATAAGAgacattagcatacttccaagatgccaagtatccatccatccatccatccatccattttctgccgcttattcccgttcggggtcgcggggggcgctggcgcctatctcagctacaatcgggcggaaggcggggtacaccctggacaagtcgccacctcatcgcagggccaacacagatagacagacaacattcacactcacattcacacactagggaccattttagtgttgccaatcaacctatccccagtatcaaaatccataattTTTAGATTTTAACATACAAAAGAGGTTGGAGAGAAAGTTCAAAACAATGTGGAAAAGTTGTTGCTAGTGTGGATAAATGAGAAACAGCGAGCCGGTGAGAGCATTTAAGAGGCTATCATTTGAGAGAAGGCTCGCCATTTAAATCGTGACTTGAAGTCCCCAAGTGACCATGCTGGAACGCAGCACAGAGGAACAATTTAAGTGAGCTGTGGGTGTTTCGAAAAGTTTCAAAAGAAGGACGACAATGCAGTGGGGAGAGgccgatcaaaagtttacatacacttgtaaagaacatattgtcatggctgtcttgagtttccaataatttcttgttttgtgatagagtgattggagcacatactgtaCTTGTTGCTCGCAAAAAATATTTGGTTctgttatgaatttattatgggtctactgaaaatgtgaccaaatatgcttggtcaaaagtatacaaacagcaatgtttatatttggttACATGACCCTTGGCAAGTGTCattgcaataagacacttttggttgccatccacaagcttctggcaagcttctggttgaatttttgaccactcctcttgacaaaattggtgcagttcagctaaatttgttgtttttttcgacatggacttttttcttcagcattgtccacgcgtttaagtcaggactttgggaaggccattctaaaatatTAATActggcctgatttagccattcctttaccactttaaacatgtgtttgtggtcatttgggcaggagctctgtgctcttgtgtcatccttttgtgttttcctcttgttttcatgtgttattatccatccattttctaccgcttgtcccttttggggtcgcgggggttcactgtagcctatctcagctgcatttgggcggaagacagggtacaccctggacaagtcgccacctcatcgcagggccaacacatatagacagacaacattcacactcacattcacacactagggccgatttagtgttgccaatcaacctatccccaggtgcatgtttttggaggtgggaggaagccggagtacccggagggaacccacgcattcacggggagaacatgcaaactccacacagaacgatcccgaacctgggattgaacccaagactgctcagaatctttgtattgtgaggcatatgcctcacaatactgTGAGGCATCTGTGACCTATTCCACCGTGTTGCCTATGTGttattatatacacatttattttgcCTTTTAGTTGGGCACCCTTTGGGACTTTCTGACAAGGGgtgggtggcacttttgtgacttctgctgtgcttTTTGTGTACTCTGGATCCACTTCTCCGGGAGCCTTATGGCCATGGAGACctgctgctgggtctctgccacaccaaagtccgtttggagagacaggaggagatgtggatgaagagacaggactgcggagctagcattgagcaccgggacggacaagcttcacagtgtcttggctgaatgagcaggtattggacacctcggtctccttagacacatcctcgctcatccatgcggactggacactggccgagagttggtgggcggccgagagtggagtcggctctcttggtagttttgttgggtctgctcctgtctctggccttgctccctccaccccagcagacgatggcgtagaacaccgcagaggccaccacagtgtataagTCTTTCTTACTTttaattcatagctgtatgtagaagtggctgattACAGCAGCTCTgttcttttaatgtattttgtgttctttgaagtttgatgttttcctcttacacacatgtaagagggatgtgagttgttttttcccttgaccTGAGGGGGcgggcttagaccgattttttttttctcaacccccattgtttacttgtatctcaccttttttgtatggggcgccggaagttggcagacccgtcagctatcctgttctgtctccctgtaatgtttgtctgatcttgaatgggattgtgctgaaaattttaatttcccctcggggattaataaagtatttatgATTGTCCTGATgactttaggttgtcctgaagaatttggaggtaatcctccgttttcattgtcccattaaaagcaccagttccattggcagcaaaacaggcccagagcataatactaccacaacCATGCTTGGCGgggggaatggtgttcctgggattataggcctcactttttctcctacaaacatattgctgggtattgtgacttACAGGTCtatttttgtcaagaggagtggttgaACCAAATTGCCATGATTTTTGGGACCTGCCTTTAAAGCAGTGTCTGTTCCCCATGGAGGGCCGCCAAAAATATCagtttttcagctgtggtccatagctaaagtcatagaaatgtttgtctggcgcaaaaaatatgacaaaagtggTAAAACTGTATTTTCATATGCACTTAAATTTGATTGAAAGAaacattatttattgttattgctttagctcaaatttattttagcactgtgtaccctatttttccgactataaggcgcacttaaaatccttttattttctgaAAAGTCGACAGTCTGTCTtataataattctggttttgcttaccgacatcgaagccatttttttttggtaaatgGTGAATCAAAAGTGTGAgcaatagatggcagtcatacataagagatacgtgtagactgcaatatgacgccaataaacaacatcaaaactttaaatgaaccattgaaaataaatgacattacacacggcactcacaaacctgtcaaaatgttttagtatgactttgaagccgcaccgcttgatggattgtcggcccattacggctactgtaatcagagatacaagtattactatggtgtgtgcataaggaccgcaaaatggcaccaattagcagacattattttgtttcacaatattatgcgaaACCAACTTTTCTTGCCTTCGGGTACCCtcttatgtgtatttgggatctgcataattccaaaaatattgCGCAcatctgccattgtagtccgcgGCGATTTCGTAgtccataagcttcttctttttcactattttattgttatggaacattcatcctccgctgttgccatttctcatataaagtagtgtaaagttctcacttatatctcactattaaagcgctaaaacataccggtgtagtaaaTTTGTAATTCACTCACAGAGCTTTGGTCATTAGAGAGTTCCAGATAGACGTTTTTTCACGttgttgcattattgagccacggatgaggagatgctgctccattgttgatttaattaaagtctgaatgtcattaaaatagttAGTTCCATCTTTAGACACACATTAGTTTACATTAGTCCCATCTTTGGCAGtatattttagtatttattttgtaatcagcctgacctaagccttcataattaacacatgcttacatatcatttgacaaggttcatCCTGTTAAATTGCCATGTAGGTTAGGTTGTTAAatgtaattattgaatacgattaaaatcaaaaGTAAAATTAGtaattcaatgttaatatttgagtgggccctcaGTCCCTCTGAGTTAAAAAGTTTAAGAACTCCTGCTTTAAATGACTCAAAAAACGTGTGTACAATTTGAAAAAGTCACTGTCCAGCTAAAGCTAAACTTAGCAGTTAATTtgtcaaatgattaaaaaaaacgtgACAATGACTGTTTGTTAGCATGTCTCCTAAAAAATTTTGACCACAAAAAAGTtagaaaccccaaaaccagtgaacttgTCAcggtgtgtaaatcgtaaataaaaacagaatacaatgatttgctaatccttttcaacctattttgaATTAAAtaggctgcaaatacaagatagttaacattcaaactggaaaactttgttattttttgctcatttggaatttgatgcctacaacatgtttcgaaaaaactggaacaagtggcaaaaaagactgagaaagttgagaaacgctcatcaaacactcatttggaagatcccacaggtgaacaggccaattgggaataggtgggtgaaatgattgggtataaaagcagtttccatgaaatgctcagttattcacaaacaaggatggggccagggtcaccactttgtgaacaaatgcgtgagcaaattgtcgaacagtttaagaacatttctcaatgaactattgcaaggaatgtagggatttcaccatctacggtctgttgTATCATCAAAGggtacagagaatctggagaaatcactgtgtgtaagcgatgatattacggaccttcgatccctcaggcggtactgcatcaaaaagtgacatcagtgtgtaaaggatatcaccatatgggctcaggaacacttcagaaaatcactgacagtaactacagttcgtcgcaacATCTGTTAAAACTTTAGCTTtggctatgcaaagccaaagctatttatcaacaatacactGAAACGCTTTACTGCGCCTGAGCTCATCCAAGAAAGActaatgcaaagtagaaaagtgttctgtggtctaacgagtagacatctcaaattgtttttgaaaactgtgggcgtcaggcttcacggtggcacaggggttagtgcgaatagtcctggtttcaatctcgggctcgggatctttgtctgtggagtttgcatgtcctccccgtgaacgcgtgggtttcctccaggcaccccggcttcctcccacttccaaagacatgcacctggagataggttgattggcaacactaaaattggccctagtgtgtgaatgtgagtgtgaatgttttctgtctatctgtgttggccctgcgatgaggtagcgacttgtccagggtgtacgctgccttccgcccgattgtagctgagataggcaccaccgccccccgcgaccccaaagggaagaagcggtagaaaatagatggatggaactgtggacgtcatgttctctggaacaaagaagaaaagaaccatccggattgttataggcgcaaagttcaaaagccagcatctgtgatggtatgagggtgtattagtgctcaagacatgagtaacttacacatctgtgaaagcaccattaatgctgaaaggtgcatacaggttttggagccacatatgttgccatccaagcaatgtgttttacatggacgcccttgcttatttcagcaagacaatgccaagccacattcttcaCTTTTACAGCGTGGCAGCATAGTAAAAGAGACCAATGAAAGTCtcccaatgaaaatgtgtggcgcaatatgaagcgtaaaatacgacaacggagaccccggactgttgaaaaacttaagctgtacatcaagcaagaataggaaaaaattccacctaaaaagcttcaaaaattggtctcctcaggtcccaaacgtttactgagtggtGTTAAAAGGAAATGTGGTataaatgcccctgtgccaacttttttgcaatgtgttgctgccattaaaaaaacaagtttctcagttcaaacattgaatatcttgtctttgcagtctattcaattgaatataagttgaaacagattttcaaatcattgtattctgtttttatttacgaattacacaccgtgcaaacttcactggtttttggttttgtaaaAATCAAGAGTAAAATTATTAATTCAATGTCAATATTCGagtggtcaaaaaggttaagaacccctgctttaaatgactGAAAAAAACATGTGTGTACAATTTGAAAAAGTCTCTATCAAGCAAAAGCCAAACTTAGCAATTAATTTGTCTAATGACTAAAAAAAAAGTGACAAGGACTGATTGTTAGCATATCTTCTGAAGCATTTTAACCGCAAAAAAGTTACAACACATGCGAAAACAAATATTATACATTGATGTCATTGTTTTTTGTGTTGGATTTTTATTTTGACCAAGGCGTCAGAAAAGAAAAATAAcagaaaactactgtagttgGAATATAACTGgtgtaaaaaacaataatatgatCGATATTCCCTGAGCCACCTTTGCCGTGCCCTCTGAGACGTTTTAACTCATCAAATTCTTGGCTTTGATCTGTTGAATGAATATTTAGATAGAGCCAGCACAATGATCTCCAAGGAGATGGGAGGCTATAAATGCTGTTAGGTGGACTATTGAAGAGTTTATTAACGACACAACCAGCGTGCCATCCGCTTCCTCAGGTGAGATAAGCTTTGGTGCCTTTCTGGAGGTTCTCCGTTGGTTTTAGCTTCATTAGATGTTGGACTAATCACTTGTTGTCGGTTTGAACCTGCCATTTGGAGAGTGTTTCTAACAGCTTCTGTGTCGCTCCAGGTGTCGGTGGGATGGACCTGTGTGTGACAGTCAAAGGCGTCTCCTTCCTCTTGCAGACAGGTATGGGTATCTTGGGGAACACCGTGGTCCTGCTGGCCTACGCCCACATCATATTTACGAAGTCCAAGCTGCTTCCTGTGGACATGATCCTGTGCCACCTGGCCTTTGCCAACCTTGTGCTCCTGCTGACCCGCGGCGTTCCCCAGACCATGATGGTCTTCGGCCGCACTAACCTGCTCAATGATTCTGGCTGCAAGGTGGTCATTTTCAGCTATCGCATGAGCCGGGCGTTGTCCGTGTGCCTCACCTGCATGCTCAGTGTGTTCCAGGCGGTGACCGTTGACGCAGACTTGTCCAGACTGAAGTCTGGCCTTCACTGCCTGGTCCTCCCAACCTTTGCCGGACTCTGGTTACTCAACTCAGCCATATACTTTCAAACCTTTTTTAGTGCTCTGGCTCCACGGAATGGCACTATCCCCGCCTTTACGCTCAACGTGGGATTCTGCCTTGTGGACTTCAAAAACAGCCTGAACTACCTCATCAAAGGGGTTTTGGTTTCCGGAAGGGATTTTTCCTTCGTAGCCCTGATGGTGGCCTCCAGCGGTTACATTCTGTTGCTGCTCCACCGCCACAGCCGCCAGGTGAGAGCAATCCGTCGCTCCCAAGGCAGCAGAGTTGAGACCCGAGCAGCAAAGACGGTGTTTACCCTGGTGGTCCTGTACGTCATTTTCTTTGGGATCGAGAACATGATCTGGATCTACATGCTGACCGAGGCCAAGATGTCCCCAGCGGTGGCTGACATGAAGGTGTTCTTCTCCTCCTGCTATGCTTCCCTAAGTCCGTACTTCATCATGTCCTCCAACAAAAAGGTCAAGGCCAAAGTTCTGTGTGCGGCCGAGCAAGACCAACCAGCATCCATGAACACTCAGGAGTCACGTGATAAATTACCTTCTCTTTCTTCACGTTCTTAAATGTCCATCTCCTGCTTTACTCTCTTTTAAATGACCAACTGTCTATCTTTCAAAAATGTGCACtctttctgtatatatatatatatatatacatatatatatatgtatatatatacacattgtacGGTATACCTGTATTAGTATATTGGCGTGATACTACTGAATCTTTTTTGTTACTATAtcgcctctgaaacgtaccggtcatcatcacatcgtgacattgctggttttacgagcagaggagcatgctcGTCAGCCCACGATCACGGAGtccttacaagcagacacagtgtgtagacagaaaaaggagaacgggtgcattttgacttaaaaactaacaataaaggtgaagtctgcggaaaaaaaaagtctgcaggctgtcgagcgttttccatttgggctccagtactctggaataccctaccggtaacagttagagatgctatctcagtagaagcatttaagtcccattttaaaatccgtttgtatactctagcctttaaatagaccccatttttagaccagttgatctgccgtttcttttcttttctgctctgcccccccctCTCCCTgtggcacaggttcggtggccacagatgaagcgctggctgtccaaaggtagaccactcgtctgtgcatcggtttgggacgtctctgcgctgctgacctgtctccactcgggatggtctcctgctggccccactaaggactggactctcactattatgttagatccactatggactggactctcacaattttatgcgagatccactcaacgtccattgcaccgggcGGCCAGGGGGcgtcccccacatctgcggtcccctccaaggtttctcattgtcccattgggttgagtttttccttgacctgatgtgggatctgagccgaggatgtcgttgtggcttgtgcagccctttgagacactcgtgatttagggctatacaggtaaagattgattgattgattaattgaagttataacactgaaacgccctcgggAAGAgatgttttaagacatggctggccgtcggcagtgttttagctacttctaaatcactagtcctggtctccatggcgacaaataaagtatgttatgaatgaatgaatgaatggtttattttgagccatgcaaacaaaacaagagaatgacataaaatacaaaagaaatatatagatacattatttttacacctacattgaaaacattacatgtgactaatcttttgtagatgtcaagattggctcaaaatggagtgggaagaagtaaacgtattaggtcccacccccatacatatacaatatatatatgtacaatatacaatacaataatatatataatataattcaattcagtggttgctgctatatattgtctatataaatacatttaaattcacacacacttacatatatacatatgtacacacacatatgtacacaacacacacataacacacacacatatatacaatttatttatatatacattaaaatatatatatatatatatatatatatatatatatatatatgtacacacatacatacacataatcacatacatacacacatgcatatacccataatacacacacacacacacacctaatataaatactataaatataatagtatatataatatacacttttgtctaaacattattaacagtttatggtgcctatgggaacaagcgttcattttgactgtgatattagtgattaatagtggatctgtggctgtggagcaactgcccctgatcaacaggacctgaggaccactcttgctatgtgttcTATGCtctgcattaaaagagacgaggggagccccctgccagaggagttatccacgaacataagctcccccactcgcctgccctgt
Above is a genomic segment from Nerophis ophidion isolate RoL-2023_Sa linkage group LG02, RoL_Noph_v1.0, whole genome shotgun sequence containing:
- the LOC133548251 gene encoding olfactory receptor class A-like protein 1; translated protein: MDLCVTVKGVSFLLQTGMGILGNTVVLLAYAHIIFTKSKLLPVDMILCHLAFANLVLLLTRGVPQTMMVFGRTNLLNDSGCKVVIFSYRMSRALSVCLTCMLSVFQAVTVDADLSRLKSGLHCLVLPTFAGLWLLNSAIYFQTFFSALAPRNGTIPAFTLNVGFCLVDFKNSLNYLIKGVLVSGRDFSFVALMVASSGYILLLLHRHSRQVRAIRRSQGSRVETRAAKTVFTLVVLYVIFFGIENMIWIYMLTEAKMSPAVADMKVFFSSCYASLSPYFIMSSNKKVKAKVLCAAEQDQPASMNTQESRDKLPSLSSRS